A window of the Podarcis raffonei isolate rPodRaf1 chromosome 4, rPodRaf1.pri, whole genome shotgun sequence genome harbors these coding sequences:
- the ZIC2 gene encoding zinc finger protein ZIC 2 — translation MLLDAGPQFPALGVGSFARHPPPPSAAEMQERELSLQNSFVDSAAAAAAAHLGAFKLNAAAAAAAAHELSPGQGSAFSSQAPAYPHAAHVGSYSAPPFNSPRDFLFRSRGFGDAAAAAGGGQHGLFGAAAAAAAATGSLHHPHAEAQSHLLFPGIGEQHGAPGSPNVLNGQMRLGLPGEVFGRSDQYRQVSSPRADPYSAAQLHGQYGPMNMNMGMNMAAHHAHHPHHAHPHHAHPHHHHHHHHPGAFFRYMRQQCIKQELICKWIDPEQLSSPKKSCNKTFSTMHELVTHVSVEHVGGPEQSNHICFWEECPREGKPFKAKYKLVNHIRVHTGEKPFPCPFPGCGKVFARSENLKIHKRTHTGEKPFQCEFEGCDRRFANSSDRKKHMHVHTSDKPYLCKMCDKSYTHPSSLRKHMKVHESSPQGSESSPAASSGYESSTPPGLVSPSAETQSTAASNLSSAAAAAAAAAAAAAAAAVSAVHRSSNGGAGGGGGGGGSSGGGGGGSGGGGGAGSGGASASHGGLTSNFNEWYV, via the exons ATGCTTCTGGATGCGGGGCCGCAGTTCCCGGCGCTGGGCGTGGGCTCCTTCGCCCGGCACCCTCCTCCTCCGTCGGCGGCCGAGATGCAGGAGCGCGAGCTGAGCCTGCAGAACAGCTTCGTGgactcggcggcggcggcggctgcggcgCACCTGGGCGCCTTCAAGCTCAACGCGGCTGCGGCTGCGGCGGCGGCGCACGAGCTGTCTCCGGGCCAGGGCTCGGCCTTCAGCTCGCAGGCGCCCGCTTACCCGCACGCGGCGCATGTGGGCTCCTACTCCGCGCCGCCCTTCAACTCCCCCAGGGACTTCTTGTTTCGGAGCCGGGGCTTCGGcgacgcggcggcggcggccggcgGCGGCCAGCACGGGCTCTTCGGggctgctgctgcggcggcggcggccacgGGCAGCCTGCACCACCCGCACGCCGAGGCGCAGAGCCACCTGCTGTTCCCGGGCATCGGCGAGCAGCACGGCGCGCCCGGCTCGCCCAACGTGCTCAACGGGCAGATGCGCCTGGGCTTGCCCGGAGAAGTCTTCGGCCGCTCGGACCAGTACCGCCAGGTGTCCAGCCCGCGCGCGGACCCTTACTCGGCGGCGCAGCTGCACGGCCAGTACGGGCCCATGAACATGAACATGGGCATGAACATGGCGGCGCACCACGCGCACCACCCGCACCATGCCCACCCGCACCATGCCCACccgcaccaccaccatcaccaccaccacccgggGGCCTTCTTCCGCTACATGCGCCAGCAGTGCATCAAGCAGGAGCTCATCTGCAAGTGGATCGACCCCGAGCAGCTGAGCAGCCCCAAGAAGAGCTGCAACAAAACTTTCAGCACCATGCACGAGCTGGTCACTCACGTCTCCGTGGAGCACGTCGGCGGGCCCGAGCAGAGCAATCACATCTGCTTCTGGGAGGAGTGTCCCCGCGAAGGGAAGCCCTTCAAGGCCAAGTACAAGCTGGTCAACCACATCCGCgtgcacacgggcgagaagcccttcCCGTGCCCCTTCCCCGGCTGCGGGAAGGTCTTCGCGCGCTCCGAGAACCTCAAGATCCACAAAAGGACGCACACAG GCGAGAAGCCGTTCCAGTGCGAATTCGAAGGCTGCGACCGACGCTTCGCTAACAGCAGCGACAGAAAGAAGCACATGCACGTCCACACTTCGGACAAGCCCTATCTCTGCAAGATGTGCGACAAATCCTACACCCACCCCAGCTCCTTGCGGAAACACATGAAG GTCCACGAATCCTCCCCGCAAGGCTCCGAGTCGTCGCCCGCGGCCAGCTCCGGCTACGAGTCGTCCACTCCGCCGGGCTTGGTGTCCCCCAGCGCAGAGACCCAAAGCACAGCCGCCAGCAACCTGTCCTCTGCAGCGGCCGccgcggctgctgctgccgccgccgccgctgcggccgCAGTCTCGGCGGTGCACCGGAGCAGCAACGGCGGAgcgggaggaggcggcggcggcggggggagctcgggcggcggcggagggggcagcggcggcggcggaggagcggGCAGCGGCGGAGCCAGCGCCAGCCACGGCGGCCTCACGTCCAACTTCAACGAGTGGTACGTCTGA